Below is a genomic region from Catenuloplanes atrovinosus.
GGCCAGCGCGCCGTCGGCGTACGGCAGCGCCAGCCCGGCGATCGGCAGCCGCTCGGCGACGGTGACCTCGGCGGCGACCTCGCCGGTGACGCCGATGCGCAGCACGCCGTCGTGCCCGAGCACCACGGACGGCCGGACCTCGCCCAGCTCGTCCAGCAGGGCCGGGTAGGCCGCGTTCGCCCCGACGTCGCCGAGCGCGCAGGCCAGCTCCACGTCGTGGCCGGGCCAGCGGCGCAGGAAGTAGCGGTAGTTGACGGCCTCGGTGCGCCGGTTGGCGGCCACGTCACGCACGTGCGGCAGGTGCACGCCGTAGAAGTCGCGGCCCATGATGATCGGCGTGCCGGCGCGGCTCACCCGGTACGCCCATTCCAGGTCCTCCACGCCGTAGCCGGTGAAGGCCTCGTCGAAGAACGGCGTGTCCGCCCGGCGCAGCGCGATCAGCGCGGTCCAGGCGAACGCCCACGGGATCACGTGCGGCACGTGCAGGCGCGGGTCCTCGTCGACGACCTCCCGCGCCTGCAACTCGTCGAGCGTCCTGCGGTAGTGCGCGTAGGGCCGGGCGTCGACCGCGGCCACGTCGCCGGTGTTGTTGTCGTAGCCGAGCAGCTGACCGGCCACGCAGACGCGCTGCCCGTACCCGAAATGGCGCTGGTAGAGGGTTTCCAGCGCGCGCGACGGCAGCGCCATGTCCACGTCCATCAGCACCAGGACCTCGCCGGTGGCCTGCCGCAG
It encodes:
- a CDS encoding glycosyltransferase; this encodes MSTLPEPRISVVIPYRNRPDNLRLALESLAGQTLTPQVVIGAMEYTDEYVGICREFTGRLPIVSVLSAAPWRVGEARNLALRQATGEVLVLMDVDMALPSRALETLYQRHFGYGQRVCVAGQLLGYDNNTGDVAAVDARPYAHYRRTLDELQAREVVDEDPRLHVPHVIPWAFAWTALIALRRADTPFFDEAFTGYGVEDLEWAYRVSRAGTPIIMGRDFYGVHLPHVRDVAANRRTEAVNYRYFLRRWPGHDVELACALGDVGANAAYPALLDELGEVRPSVVLGHDGVLRIGVTGEVAAEVTVAERLPIAGLALPYADGALAEARLLPAVLRLSPRFLDPVRAEARRVARTVIEEDPS